A part of Chitinimonas koreensis genomic DNA contains:
- a CDS encoding lysozyme, with protein MAQRDVCMAAVNLVKSFEGCPDGDPSTANIDPYLDPVGIWTIGWGHAITYDGRFLRGEADRPQVKTLYPDGITLDQATQLLQGDLIDAGRDVLSVVVVDLNDNQYGALTSFTFNLGIGNLRSSTLLKKLNAGDYAGAADQFLVWVKAGGKTLPGLVKRRQAERALFLSPVAGTAPTPAPCPPAPAAS; from the coding sequence ATGGCGCAACGCGACGTCTGCATGGCCGCCGTCAACCTGGTGAAGTCCTTCGAGGGCTGCCCGGACGGCGATCCGAGCACCGCCAACATCGACCCCTACCTCGACCCGGTCGGCATCTGGACCATCGGCTGGGGCCATGCCATCACCTACGATGGCCGCTTCCTGCGCGGCGAGGCCGACCGGCCGCAGGTCAAGACGCTCTACCCCGACGGCATCACGCTCGACCAGGCCACCCAGCTCCTGCAGGGCGACCTGATCGACGCCGGCCGCGACGTGCTGTCGGTGGTGGTGGTCGATCTCAATGACAACCAGTACGGCGCGCTGACCAGCTTCACCTTCAACCTCGGCATCGGCAACCTGCGCAGCTCGACCCTGCTCAAGAAGCTCAATGCCGGCGACTACGCCGGCGCGGCCGACCAGTTCCTGGTCTGGGTCAAGGCCGGCGGCAAGACCCTGCCCGGCCTGGTCAAGCGCCGCCAGGCCGAGCGTGCGCTGTTCCTCAGCCCGGTGGCCGGCACCGCCCCGACGCCGGCGCCCTGCCCGCCCGCCCCGGCCGCGTCCTGA
- a CDS encoding diguanylate cyclase domain-containing protein → MSKNNLAAGAPPDCEQRFRALADAMPQIVWTARPDGHIDYVNQRWQAYTGRPALSPDEPDWPAALHPDDVAAWRSAWAQAVAGGKGRELELRLLGADGHARWHLHRLVPIQAADGAVLRWFGTSTDIHEQRSGEAGLDRQLLDERAAGALALNEHLLGVMAERRSAMLRLQQHTEHLNQVIVTQSHLAQAELELEGFMVIVVERMLALTPATGAVVELADGDEMVYRAASGSVQPYVGIRLKIDGSLSGLCVKSGEMLDCPDSSIDPRVDAAACRKVGAASMIVTPLIERGTVVGVLKILSSQPHAFSQSDRQTLQLMAGLIGAAIGHQQHFETSQRLLAERTEALTALAQEVERRRLSEQTLRTSEARIRLIIESSGEAFVATDDDGRVTDWNRQAERLFGWARDEMLGRELAAMLVPEHAQAAYADGLARLRRDGQDAVLRLDLQAQTRERGEIQVEMTITAIKSGSQCLFSAFLRDVSAQRQHEARLRHQAEHDALTGLPNRRAFMALLEDGLAQARRPQAVLFLDLDGFKAVNDQHGHESGDELLRQFAARIRSCVRDSDVVARLGGDEFVLLLRGLNDGATDAERVARQIIGRMADPFELTGTTVGVTTSVGVALHRPGDQATPDALLQRADAAMYIAKRAGKNQFWLAPG, encoded by the coding sequence ATGAGCAAGAACAATCTCGCGGCCGGCGCGCCACCGGACTGCGAGCAGCGCTTCCGCGCGCTCGCGGATGCAATGCCGCAGATCGTCTGGACCGCGCGGCCGGACGGCCATATCGACTACGTCAACCAGCGCTGGCAGGCCTACACCGGCCGGCCGGCGCTCTCTCCGGACGAGCCGGACTGGCCGGCCGCGCTGCACCCGGACGACGTCGCCGCCTGGCGCTCCGCCTGGGCCCAGGCGGTCGCCGGCGGCAAGGGCCGCGAGCTGGAACTGCGCCTGCTCGGGGCCGACGGCCATGCACGCTGGCATCTGCACCGGCTGGTGCCGATCCAGGCCGCCGACGGCGCGGTGCTGCGCTGGTTCGGCACCAGCACCGACATCCACGAGCAGCGCAGCGGCGAAGCCGGTCTCGACCGCCAGTTGCTGGACGAGCGCGCGGCCGGCGCGCTGGCGCTGAACGAACACCTGCTCGGCGTGATGGCCGAGCGGCGCAGCGCGATGCTGCGGCTGCAGCAGCACACCGAGCATCTCAACCAGGTGATCGTCACCCAATCCCACCTGGCCCAGGCCGAGCTGGAGCTCGAAGGCTTCATGGTCATCGTGGTCGAGCGGATGCTGGCGCTGACGCCGGCCACCGGCGCGGTGGTCGAGCTGGCCGACGGCGACGAGATGGTCTACCGCGCCGCCAGCGGTTCGGTGCAGCCCTACGTCGGCATCCGGCTCAAGATCGACGGCAGCCTGTCGGGCCTGTGCGTGAAGAGCGGCGAGATGCTCGACTGCCCCGACAGCTCGATCGATCCGCGCGTCGACGCCGCCGCCTGCCGCAAGGTCGGCGCCGCCTCGATGATCGTGACGCCGCTGATCGAGCGCGGCACGGTGGTCGGGGTACTGAAGATCCTGTCCAGCCAGCCGCATGCGTTCAGCCAGAGCGATCGCCAGACGCTGCAGCTGATGGCCGGCCTGATCGGTGCCGCGATCGGCCACCAGCAGCATTTCGAGACCAGCCAGCGGCTCTTGGCCGAGCGCACCGAGGCGTTGACCGCGCTGGCGCAGGAAGTCGAGCGGCGGCGGCTGTCGGAGCAGACGCTGCGCACCAGCGAGGCGCGCATCCGGCTGATCATCGAGAGCTCGGGCGAGGCCTTCGTCGCCACCGACGACGACGGCCGGGTGACCGACTGGAACCGCCAGGCCGAACGCCTGTTCGGCTGGGCGCGCGACGAGATGCTGGGCCGCGAGCTGGCCGCCATGCTGGTGCCCGAGCATGCGCAGGCGGCCTACGCCGACGGCCTGGCCCGGCTGCGCCGAGATGGCCAGGACGCGGTGCTGCGGCTGGACCTGCAGGCGCAGACGCGCGAGCGCGGCGAGATCCAGGTCGAGATGACCATCACCGCGATCAAGAGCGGCAGCCAGTGCCTGTTCAGCGCCTTCCTGCGCGACGTCAGCGCCCAGCGCCAGCACGAGGCGCGGCTGCGCCACCAGGCCGAGCACGACGCGCTGACCGGCCTGCCCAACCGCCGCGCCTTCATGGCCCTGCTCGAGGACGGCCTGGCGCAGGCGCGGCGGCCGCAGGCGGTGCTGTTCCTCGACCTGGACGGTTTCAAGGCGGTCAACGACCAGCACGGCCACGAGTCCGGCGACGAGCTGTTGCGCCAATTCGCCGCGCGCATCCGCAGCTGCGTGCGCGACAGCGACGTGGTGGCCCGGCTCGGCGGCGACGAATTCGTGCTGCTGCTGCGCGGGCTCAACGACGGCGCGACGGACGCCGAACGCGTCGCGCGCCAGATCATCGGCCGCATGGCCGACCCGTTCGAGCTGACCGGCACCACCGTCGGCGTCACCACCAGCGTCGGCGTGGCGCTGCACCGGCCGGGCGACCAGGCCACGCCCGACGCGCTGCTGCAGCGTGCCGACGCGGCGATGTACATCGCCAAGCGGGCCGGCAAGAACCAGTTCTGGCTGGCACCGGGCTGA
- a CDS encoding penicillin acylase family protein, whose product MSSSHRTLRRWLTRIALGLLILLLLLAMSLWLFLRGSLARLDGEVAADGLAAPVSIARDARGVPLIAGRQRLDVAYATGYLHAQERFFQMDLLRRVAAGELAELVGAAALELDRDHRLHRFRARAEATLATLPAAERQLLARYAAGVNDGLAALSARPFEYGLLRQPPRPWREADSLLAIWAMYFDLQGNLQERELARGWLAGHASAEQLAVLLPEASAYDAPLDADSVSYAPPPWPAAAPAWFGRPEPDRRAAAFDRHDAVGSNNWALAGSRSAHGAALVANDMHLGLRLPNTWFHAALAFDGADGRPRRVAGVMLPGAPVIVAGSNGQVAWGFTNSYGDYLDLVELERDARDPRRFRTAAGWETARSTVERIAVHGAEPVELTVLETSLGPLRRVGGRVYAVHWVAHMPGAVNLGLAAMEDAGDLAAAQAVANRAGMPGQNMLAGDRAGRIGWTIAGPLPSRSAGWAQTFPYPAEQAARLGWQALRPAADYPRLLDPAAGQLATANARQLAGADAAKLGDGGFDLGARVRQIRGDLAALGQARPDGKSDERALHDVGLDDRALFMAAWRDRALAALDEAAVAGRPARAEFRHLLREGWTGHAGVDAVGYRLARGFLDGLYVESFGQLDAQLETAVQADFAQANPRWPVLLARLLDERPAGWLTGHADWRALQLAAIDRAIAEATRDGQPLAAASWGQRNTADIAHPFARLLPPLRRWLAAPADALAGDRHMPRVAASGFGQSERMVVAPGHEEAGILSMPGGQSGHPLSPYFLAGHAQWVRGEPVPFLPGPAVHTLRLVPR is encoded by the coding sequence ATGTCCTCCTCCCACCGCACCCTCCGCCGCTGGCTCACCCGCATCGCCCTCGGCCTGTTGATCCTGCTCCTGCTGCTGGCCATGTCGCTCTGGCTGTTCCTGCGCGGCAGCCTGGCCCGGCTCGACGGCGAGGTCGCGGCGGATGGCCTGGCCGCGCCGGTCAGCATCGCGCGCGATGCGCGCGGCGTGCCGCTGATCGCCGGCCGCCAGCGGCTCGACGTGGCCTATGCCACCGGCTACCTGCATGCGCAGGAACGCTTCTTCCAGATGGACCTGCTGCGCCGCGTCGCGGCCGGCGAACTGGCCGAGCTGGTCGGTGCGGCCGCGCTGGAACTCGACCGCGACCACCGGCTGCACCGCTTCCGCGCCCGGGCCGAGGCGACGCTGGCCACGCTGCCGGCCGCCGAGCGGCAATTGCTGGCGCGCTACGCGGCCGGCGTCAACGACGGCCTCGCGGCGCTGTCGGCGCGGCCGTTCGAATACGGACTGCTGCGCCAGCCGCCGCGGCCGTGGCGCGAGGCCGACAGCCTGCTGGCGATCTGGGCCATGTATTTCGACCTGCAGGGCAATCTGCAGGAGCGCGAACTGGCGCGCGGCTGGCTGGCCGGGCACGCCAGCGCGGAACAGCTGGCGGTGCTGCTGCCCGAGGCCAGCGCCTACGACGCGCCGCTCGATGCCGACTCGGTGAGCTACGCGCCGCCGCCGTGGCCGGCCGCCGCGCCGGCCTGGTTCGGCCGGCCGGAACCGGACCGCCGCGCCGCCGCCTTCGACCGTCACGACGCCGTCGGCAGCAACAACTGGGCGCTGGCCGGCAGCCGCAGCGCGCACGGCGCCGCCCTGGTCGCCAACGACATGCACCTGGGCCTGCGCCTGCCCAATACCTGGTTCCACGCCGCGCTGGCCTTCGACGGCGCCGACGGCCGGCCGCGCCGGGTGGCCGGGGTGATGCTGCCCGGCGCGCCGGTGATCGTGGCCGGCAGCAACGGCCAGGTCGCCTGGGGCTTCACCAACAGCTACGGCGACTACCTCGACCTGGTCGAACTCGAGCGCGACGCGCGCGACCCGCGCCGCTTCCGCACCGCGGCCGGCTGGGAGACCGCGCGCAGCACGGTCGAGCGCATCGCCGTGCACGGCGCCGAGCCGGTCGAGCTGACGGTGCTGGAGACCTCGCTCGGGCCGCTGCGCCGGGTCGGCGGGCGCGTCTACGCGGTGCATTGGGTGGCCCATATGCCCGGCGCGGTCAACCTCGGCCTGGCCGCCATGGAAGATGCCGGCGACCTCGCCGCGGCGCAGGCGGTGGCCAACCGGGCCGGCATGCCGGGCCAGAACATGCTGGCCGGCGACCGTGCCGGCCGCATCGGCTGGACCATCGCCGGCCCGCTGCCCTCGCGCTCGGCCGGCTGGGCGCAGACCTTTCCCTATCCGGCCGAGCAGGCCGCACGACTGGGCTGGCAAGCGCTGCGGCCGGCCGCCGACTACCCGCGCCTGCTCGATCCGGCTGCCGGCCAGCTGGCCACCGCCAACGCGCGCCAGCTGGCCGGTGCGGACGCGGCCAAGCTCGGCGACGGCGGTTTCGACCTCGGCGCGCGGGTGCGGCAGATCCGCGGCGACCTGGCCGCGCTGGGCCAGGCGAGGCCCGACGGCAAGAGCGACGAGCGCGCGCTGCACGACGTCGGCCTGGACGACCGCGCGCTGTTCATGGCGGCCTGGCGCGATCGGGCACTGGCGGCGCTCGACGAGGCGGCGGTGGCGGGACGGCCGGCGCGGGCCGAGTTCCGCCACCTGCTGCGCGAGGGCTGGACCGGCCATGCCGGCGTCGACGCGGTCGGCTACCGGCTGGCGCGCGGCTTCCTCGACGGGCTCTATGTCGAATCGTTCGGCCAGCTCGATGCGCAGCTCGAGACGGCGGTGCAGGCCGATTTCGCCCAGGCCAACCCGCGCTGGCCGGTGTTGCTGGCGCGCCTCCTGGACGAACGGCCGGCCGGCTGGCTGACCGGCCATGCCGATTGGCGCGCGCTGCAGCTGGCGGCGATCGACCGCGCCATCGCCGAGGCGACGCGCGATGGCCAGCCGCTGGCGGCGGCGAGCTGGGGGCAACGCAACACCGCCGACATCGCCCATCCGTTCGCCCGCCTGTTGCCGCCGCTGCGGCGCTGGCTGGCGGCACCGGCCGATGCGCTGGCCGGCGATCGCCACATGCCGCGGGTGGCGGCATCGGGTTTCGGCCAGTCGGAACGGATGGTGGTGGCGCCGGGCCATGAGGAGGCCGGCATCCTGAGCATGCCGGGCGGGCAGAGCGGCCATCCGCTGAGTCCGTATTTCCTGGCCGGCCATGCGCAGTGGGTGCGCGGCGAGCCGGTGCCCTTCCTGCCGGGGCCGGCAGTGCATACCTTGCGGCTGGTGCCGCGCTGA
- a CDS encoding MarR family winged helix-turn-helix transcriptional regulator, giving the protein MPRQDAPAALDLEVLKQFRTIFQSIRQHFDTIQRSCDISGAQLWALSCIAAEPGLRVSGLARAMALHQSTVSNLVEGLVGKGLVLREKSPADQRVVLLRPTEAGLSIAAQAPQPAHGLLPDALARLDPATLRTLQGCLAEVLAAMQGRMDAGTGMDTPLSDIR; this is encoded by the coding sequence ATGCCCCGCCAGGACGCGCCCGCCGCGCTCGATCTCGAAGTGCTCAAGCAGTTCCGCACGATCTTCCAGTCGATCCGCCAGCATTTCGACACCATCCAGCGCAGTTGCGACATCTCGGGCGCCCAGCTGTGGGCGCTGTCGTGCATCGCCGCCGAGCCGGGGCTGCGCGTATCGGGCCTGGCGCGGGCGATGGCGCTGCACCAGTCGACCGTCAGCAACCTGGTCGAGGGCCTGGTCGGCAAGGGCCTGGTGCTGCGCGAGAAGAGCCCGGCCGACCAGCGCGTGGTGCTGCTGCGCCCCACCGAGGCCGGCCTCTCGATCGCCGCGCAGGCGCCGCAGCCGGCGCACGGCCTGCTGCCCGATGCGCTGGCACGGCTCGACCCGGCCACGCTGCGGACCTTGCAAGGCTGCCTGGCCGAGGTGCTGGCGGCGATGCAGGGCCGCATGGATGCCGGCACGGGCATGGATACGCCGCTGTCCGACATCCGCTGA
- the aspS gene encoding aspartate--tRNA ligase — protein sequence MRTDYCGLIDKRFLSQTVTVKGWAHRRRDHGGVIFIDLRDREGLVQVVIDPDTPEAFKLADSVRSEFVLQVTGIVRERPAGTTNANLVSGEIEILAKEIEILNSSVTPPFMIDDENLSEMTRLQHRVMDLRRPAMQKNLRLRYKVALLVRNFLDSRGFIDVETPMLTRSTPEGARDYLVPSRVHDGQFFALPQSPQLFKQLLMVAGFDRYYQITKCFRDEDLRADRQPEFTQIDIETSFLNEDEIMDIMESMAVHVFKEAIGVDLGSFPRMQYDDAMFYYGSDKPDMRVDLKFTELTDVMKDVAFKVFASAANMDGGRVVGLRVPGGAAFTRSEIDAWTQFVGIYGARGLAYIKVNDVTQPNEAGLQSPIVKNLSEAALKATLERTGAQNGDIIFFGADKAKVVNEAIGALRLKIGHEKGEAGGYFVREWRPLWVVDFPMFEYDEEDKRYTACHHPFTSPKVEHVELLKTDPAKCKARAYDMVLNGWEIGGGSIRIHRADMQSTVFEALNIGPEEAQNKFGFLLDNLAYGAPPHGGLAFGLDRLVTLMAGAESIRDVIAFPKTQRAQCLLTNAPNAVDEKQLRELHIKLRNPPQVAG from the coding sequence ATGCGTACCGATTATTGCGGCTTGATCGACAAGCGCTTCCTTTCCCAGACCGTCACCGTCAAGGGCTGGGCCCACCGCCGCCGCGACCATGGCGGCGTGATCTTCATCGACCTGCGCGACCGCGAAGGCCTGGTGCAGGTCGTGATCGACCCCGACACGCCCGAAGCCTTCAAGCTGGCGGACAGCGTCCGCAGCGAATTCGTGCTGCAGGTGACGGGCATCGTGCGCGAGCGCCCGGCCGGCACCACCAACGCCAACCTCGTCTCGGGCGAGATCGAGATCCTGGCCAAGGAGATCGAGATCCTCAACAGCTCGGTCACCCCGCCGTTCATGATCGACGACGAGAACCTCAGCGAGATGACCCGGCTGCAGCACCGCGTGATGGACCTGCGCCGCCCGGCCATGCAGAAGAACCTGCGCCTGCGCTACAAGGTGGCGCTCCTGGTGCGCAACTTCCTCGACAGCCGCGGCTTCATCGACGTCGAGACGCCGATGCTGACCCGCTCGACGCCCGAAGGCGCGCGCGACTACCTGGTGCCGAGCCGCGTGCACGACGGCCAGTTCTTCGCGCTGCCGCAGTCGCCGCAGCTGTTCAAGCAGCTCCTGATGGTGGCCGGCTTCGACCGCTACTACCAGATCACCAAGTGCTTCCGCGACGAGGACCTGCGCGCCGACCGCCAGCCCGAGTTCACCCAGATCGATATCGAGACCTCGTTCCTGAACGAGGACGAGATCATGGACATCATGGAATCGATGGCGGTGCACGTGTTCAAGGAAGCCATCGGCGTCGACCTGGGCAGCTTCCCGCGCATGCAGTACGACGACGCGATGTTCTACTACGGCTCGGACAAGCCCGATATGCGCGTCGACCTCAAGTTCACCGAACTGACCGACGTGATGAAGGACGTGGCGTTCAAGGTGTTCGCCAGTGCGGCCAACATGGACGGCGGCCGGGTGGTCGGCCTGCGCGTGCCTGGCGGCGCCGCCTTCACCCGCAGCGAGATCGACGCCTGGACCCAGTTCGTCGGCATCTACGGCGCCCGCGGCCTCGCCTACATCAAGGTCAACGACGTCACCCAGCCGAACGAGGCCGGCCTGCAGTCGCCGATCGTCAAGAACCTGTCGGAAGCCGCGCTCAAGGCCACGCTCGAGCGCACCGGCGCCCAGAACGGTGACATCATCTTCTTCGGCGCCGACAAGGCCAAGGTGGTGAACGAGGCGATCGGCGCGCTGCGGCTGAAGATCGGCCACGAGAAGGGCGAGGCCGGCGGCTACTTCGTGCGCGAATGGCGCCCGCTGTGGGTGGTCGACTTCCCGATGTTCGAGTACGACGAGGAAGACAAGCGCTACACCGCCTGCCACCACCCGTTCACCAGCCCCAAGGTCGAGCACGTCGAACTGCTCAAGACCGACCCGGCCAAGTGCAAGGCGCGCGCCTACGACATGGTGCTGAACGGCTGGGAGATCGGCGGCGGCTCGATCCGTATCCACCGTGCCGACATGCAGTCGACGGTGTTCGAGGCGCTCAACATCGGTCCGGAGGAAGCGCAGAACAAATTCGGCTTCCTGCTCGACAACCTCGCCTACGGCGCGCCGCCGCACGGTGGCCTGGCTTTCGGCCTCGACCGCCTGGTGACGCTGATGGCCGGCGCCGAGTCGATCCGCGACGTGATCGCCTTCCCCAAGACCCAGCGCGCCCAGTGCCTGCTGACCAACGCGCCGAACGCGGTCGACGAGAAGCAACTGCGCGAGCTGCACATCAAGCTGCGCAATCCGCCGCAGGTGGCCGGCTGA
- a CDS encoding DUF502 domain-containing protein: MKRYFVTGLLIWVPLGITLWVISTLVGAMDSLLLLLPEGSRPKDWMGIHIPGLGVILVFVVVLTTGLLTANILGQRLVKFWEEVLNRIPVVKSIYGSVKQVSDTVLSDSGQAFRKALMVRFPHGDAWTVAFMTGAPAPELACKFDEEHIAVYVPTTPNPTSGYFMVVKKADTIELDMSVDEALKYVISMGVVAPAPRPAVAAEPACKPVIRPKTPVDHNLPG; this comes from the coding sequence ATGAAGCGCTATTTCGTCACCGGCCTGCTGATCTGGGTGCCGCTGGGCATCACCCTGTGGGTGATCAGCACGCTGGTCGGGGCGATGGACAGCCTCTTGCTGCTGCTGCCCGAGGGCAGCCGCCCGAAGGACTGGATGGGCATCCACATCCCCGGCCTCGGCGTGATCCTGGTCTTCGTGGTGGTGCTGACGACCGGCCTCTTGACCGCCAACATCCTCGGCCAGCGCCTGGTGAAGTTCTGGGAGGAAGTGCTCAACCGCATCCCGGTGGTCAAGTCGATCTACGGCAGCGTCAAGCAGGTGTCCGACACCGTGCTGTCCGATTCGGGCCAGGCCTTCCGCAAGGCGCTGATGGTGCGCTTCCCGCACGGCGACGCCTGGACCGTGGCCTTCATGACCGGCGCGCCGGCGCCGGAGCTGGCCTGCAAGTTCGACGAGGAACACATCGCCGTCTACGTGCCGACCACGCCCAACCCGACCTCGGGCTATTTCATGGTGGTGAAGAAGGCCGACACCATCGAGCTGGACATGAGCGTCGACGAGGCGCTCAAGTACGTGATCTCGATGGGCGTCGTCGCCCCGGCCCCGCGGCCGGCCGTGGCGGCGGAGCCAGCCTGCAAGCCGGTGATCCGCCCCAAGACCCCGGTCGACCACAATCTACCGGGCTAG
- a CDS encoding DUF6985 domain-containing protein: protein MFGLFKTPEYFDPQLGRLVRSRGYWRGAVDLGPFGKVPLALAGPRLSPDPAALAAAREVTVQFPALQAPTERALFEHYHPYAEALAAGELPPPIEPMPALTSPAMVWPHVSLAFLSIGPISGQLTVELGYATAWDEEHTLGARFRQGALVELCGSAVPL, encoded by the coding sequence ATGTTTGGCCTGTTCAAGACGCCCGAATACTTCGATCCGCAGCTGGGCCGGCTGGTCCGTTCGCGCGGCTACTGGCGCGGCGCGGTCGATCTCGGCCCGTTCGGCAAGGTGCCGCTGGCGCTGGCCGGGCCGCGGCTCTCGCCCGATCCGGCCGCGCTGGCCGCCGCCCGCGAGGTCACGGTGCAGTTCCCGGCCCTGCAGGCGCCGACCGAGCGCGCGCTGTTCGAGCACTACCACCCGTACGCCGAGGCGCTGGCGGCCGGCGAACTGCCGCCGCCGATCGAGCCCATGCCGGCGCTGACCTCGCCGGCCATGGTCTGGCCGCACGTCTCGCTGGCCTTCCTCAGCATCGGCCCGATCAGCGGCCAGCTGACCGTCGAGCTCGGCTACGCCACCGCCTGGGACGAGGAACACACGCTCGGCGCCCGCTTCCGCCAAGGCGCGCTGGTCGAGCTGTGCGGCAGCGCCGTGCCGCTCTGA
- a CDS encoding DUF2147 domain-containing protein, protein MPITRPLLAGLVALAATAALADATPVGTWKNVSDKTGKPEALIQIWDEGGVLHGKLVKLFDSKDTLCTKCKGDKKNKPLIGLEIIWGVKQDGDEWNGGKILDPDNGDIYSVKMETADGGQKLKVRGFMGFSLLGRTQTWLREQ, encoded by the coding sequence ATGCCCATCACCCGCCCCCTGCTCGCCGGCCTCGTCGCGCTGGCCGCAACCGCCGCGCTGGCCGACGCCACGCCGGTCGGCACCTGGAAGAACGTCAGCGACAAGACCGGCAAGCCGGAGGCGCTGATCCAGATCTGGGACGAAGGCGGCGTGCTGCACGGCAAGCTGGTCAAACTGTTCGACAGCAAGGACACGCTGTGCACCAAGTGCAAGGGCGACAAGAAGAACAAGCCGCTGATCGGGCTCGAGATCATCTGGGGCGTGAAGCAGGACGGCGACGAGTGGAACGGCGGCAAGATCCTCGACCCGGACAACGGCGACATCTACAGCGTGAAGATGGAAACCGCCGACGGCGGCCAGAAGCTCAAGGTGCGCGGCTTCATGGGCTTCTCGCTGCTGGGCCGCACCCAGACCTGGCTGCGCGAGCAGTAA
- a CDS encoding FmdB family zinc ribbon protein, with protein sequence MPIYDFQCGECGHRDEVMRKIADPSTTTCPRCGAEAFSKMLSAAGFQLKGSGWYATDFKGGAKSPAKAEAAPESGGHSSSCGSGCGHQH encoded by the coding sequence ATGCCGATTTACGACTTCCAGTGTGGCGAATGCGGTCACCGCGACGAGGTGATGCGCAAGATCGCCGACCCGTCCACCACCACCTGCCCGCGCTGCGGCGCCGAAGCCTTCAGCAAGATGCTGTCGGCGGCCGGCTTCCAGCTCAAGGGTTCGGGCTGGTACGCCACCGACTTCAAGGGCGGCGCCAAGTCCCCGGCCAAGGCCGAAGCCGCGCCCGAGAGCGGCGGCCATTCCAGCAGCTGCGGCAGCGGCTGCGGCCATCAACACTGA